Proteins encoded together in one Chitinophaga sp. LS1 window:
- a CDS encoding MarR family winged helix-turn-helix transcriptional regulator yields MNKTLAIVQEWAGFEEQNPAGSIEDFCRDYLKRQLVQENERDMPDHAPDLSCRYALTKVINRLSRLWMFFTMTEMKPLGLTSFDEFIFLLTLQRSEPIRKKDLIYMHFIEISSGILVIDRLIKKGLLDEKTDDHDKRSKMVTITAKGRKVVKDGHEALDTVYYELYGDMPESAMMECLDNLKPLLDRITQKWNKLKKFEPAFKDV; encoded by the coding sequence ATGAACAAGACGTTGGCAATAGTACAGGAATGGGCAGGGTTCGAGGAGCAGAATCCGGCAGGATCAATAGAGGATTTTTGCAGGGATTATTTAAAAAGACAGCTGGTACAGGAAAATGAGCGAGATATGCCCGACCATGCGCCAGACCTTTCCTGCCGGTATGCACTTACTAAGGTGATCAATCGCCTGTCCAGGCTATGGATGTTCTTTACCATGACCGAGATGAAACCGTTGGGCCTGACAAGTTTCGACGAGTTCATTTTCCTGCTCACCTTACAGCGGTCAGAGCCCATCCGAAAAAAAGATCTCATCTATATGCATTTTATCGAAATATCGTCGGGTATCTTAGTAATTGATCGTTTGATCAAAAAGGGGTTACTTGATGAAAAGACGGACGATCATGATAAAAGATCAAAAATGGTTACGATCACAGCAAAAGGCAGAAAGGTCGTTAAGGATGGGCATGAGGCGCTGGACACCGTTTATTACGAGTTATACGGCGATATGCCCGAAAGCGCCATGATGGAATGCCTGGATAACCTGAAACCCCTGTTGGACAGGATCACGCAAAAATGGAATAAGCTAAAAAAATTCGAGCCGGCCTTTAAAGACGTCTGA
- a CDS encoding DUF6640 family protein, with amino-acid sequence MTSENNNIPLTGKLILSFMGLFTSVSPYLADWNITHIYNPTWPPHAKFHNAQTMVLGALLGLLTLYVLWIRKEVNALQRLHEAVIIVSLYWVAQLPAILFPGTKLVDPGINHVQMPVILGVQFNQLIMDIVIVLPLIFLGWYISYRKLKQTT; translated from the coding sequence ATGACTTCAGAAAACAATAATATACCCCTGACCGGGAAACTCATCCTTTCATTTATGGGATTATTCACATCGGTTTCGCCGTACCTGGCAGATTGGAATATTACCCATATCTATAACCCGACCTGGCCCCCTCATGCTAAATTCCACAATGCACAAACTATGGTACTCGGGGCCCTGCTCGGCTTACTTACGCTGTATGTCCTTTGGATCAGAAAAGAGGTGAATGCTTTACAGCGGCTGCATGAGGCTGTGATAATCGTATCACTCTATTGGGTCGCACAGTTACCAGCTATTCTTTTCCCGGGAACCAAACTGGTAGATCCAGGAATCAACCATGTTCAAATGCCGGTCATACTTGGTGTTCAGTTCAACCAATTAATAATGGACATCGTTATTGTTCTTCCATTGATCTTTTTAGGCTGGTATATCAGCTACAGAAAATTAAAACAAACAACATAA
- a CDS encoding NmrA family NAD(P)-binding protein, producing the protein MKNFILVAGATGDLGARIIKSLIGKGAEVHALVRSGSDEKKIDKIAALGAQIIEADLTNATALTNACMGATCVVSALAGLRDVIVDTQVLLLKAAVKAGVPRFIPSDFSSDFTKLQEGENRNFDLRREFHTHLDKADIKGTSILIGAFADILSYNTPFYNLKEQSVAYWGEDPNWKVDFTTKDNAAEFTASAALDPDTPRILRIHSFSVSPVELTAFAKAFNKGEFRLKPMGSLADFAAYNKRERAAHPEGEHELYAKWQQSQYMHSMFSVQNTPLDNDRYPNITWTTATEVVSQI; encoded by the coding sequence ATGAAGAATTTCATTTTAGTCGCAGGCGCTACGGGTGACCTGGGCGCAAGAATTATTAAATCACTGATCGGAAAAGGGGCAGAAGTGCATGCCCTGGTTCGTTCAGGCAGTGATGAAAAAAAAATCGATAAGATCGCCGCATTGGGTGCTCAAATTATTGAGGCTGACCTTACCAACGCGACAGCACTTACTAATGCCTGTATGGGCGCAACCTGCGTTGTTTCTGCACTGGCGGGCTTAAGGGATGTGATCGTTGATACCCAGGTTTTATTACTTAAAGCTGCGGTGAAAGCCGGCGTGCCGCGATTCATCCCTTCGGACTTTTCTTCTGACTTTACTAAATTGCAAGAAGGCGAAAACCGCAATTTCGACCTGAGACGCGAGTTTCACACTCACCTGGACAAGGCGGACATCAAAGGAACATCCATACTGATCGGCGCTTTCGCTGATATCCTCAGTTACAATACGCCCTTTTATAATCTAAAAGAACAATCGGTAGCTTATTGGGGTGAGGACCCGAACTGGAAGGTGGATTTTACGACCAAAGACAATGCCGCAGAATTTACCGCATCTGCCGCCCTCGACCCAGATACCCCACGGATACTACGGATACACAGTTTCAGTGTAAGCCCCGTGGAACTCACCGCTTTTGCCAAAGCATTCAATAAAGGAGAATTCCGGTTAAAGCCGATGGGCAGCCTTGCCGACTTCGCCGCTTATAACAAACGGGAAAGGGCCGCACATCCTGAAGGAGAGCACGAACTGTATGCCAAATGGCAACAAAGCCAGTACATGCACAGCATGTTCAGCGTGCAGAACACACCACTTGATAACGACCGCTACCCAAATATCACCTGGACAACAGCCACTGAGGTCGTTTCTCAGATCTAA
- a CDS encoding alpha/beta hydrolase produces the protein MRGMGSSAKPQTGYDKKNMAGDLYALIKKLGVAKAYICGHDIGAMVAYSFAANYPSATEKLIIMEGSHPNPMIEKMPMLPAKGTFTSKMSGQAPYAWWFAFNQTKGLPEKMT, from the coding sequence ATCCGGGGCATGGGTTCTTCTGCCAAGCCGCAAACCGGCTATGATAAAAAAAACATGGCGGGTGATCTTTATGCATTGATCAAAAAGCTCGGTGTCGCCAAAGCCTACATTTGTGGTCATGACATCGGTGCCATGGTCGCTTACAGCTTTGCGGCCAATTATCCGAGCGCGACCGAAAAATTGATCATCATGGAAGGTTCACATCCTAATCCGATGATCGAGAAAATGCCGATGCTACCCGCAAAAGGCACCTTTACCTCCAAGATGAGCGGACAAGCCCCCTATGCCTGGTGGTTCGCTTTCAACCAAACAAAAGGGCTACCGGAAAAAATGACATGA
- a CDS encoding ABC transporter permease: MFELFFIAEIMGRPSGIDPLRQQVALAAVQNLYHQYHPGLDFAYTYVDDSYNRLYASEQRVEVLTRYFAGMAILISCLGLFGLAAFTAQKRQKEIGIRKVIGASSAQLVAMLSKDFLRLVCLALVIAMPLGWWTCHHWLQSFAYRIELSPMIFVLTALLVVIITLLTISYQSLKAAMVNPIKSLRTE, encoded by the coding sequence ATGTTCGAACTTTTTTTCATTGCAGAAATAATGGGTAGGCCTTCAGGAATTGACCCGCTCCGGCAGCAGGTAGCACTGGCAGCGGTTCAAAACCTATACCACCAATATCATCCGGGATTGGACTTTGCCTACACATATGTGGACGACAGCTACAACAGGCTCTATGCCTCGGAGCAGCGGGTAGAGGTACTTACCCGTTATTTCGCGGGTATGGCGATCCTGATTTCTTGCCTGGGATTATTTGGGCTGGCTGCTTTCACCGCGCAAAAACGGCAGAAGGAGATCGGCATCCGCAAAGTGATCGGCGCATCATCCGCCCAGTTGGTCGCCATGCTATCCAAAGATTTTCTTAGGTTAGTATGCCTGGCGCTGGTGATTGCCATGCCTCTTGGTTGGTGGACATGTCATCATTGGCTGCAAAGTTTTGCCTATCGTATTGAGCTGAGTCCGATGATCTTCGTATTGACAGCGCTGCTGGTAGTGATAATCACCCTGCTGACCATCAGTTATCAGTCGCTTAAGGCTGCGATGGTTAACCCGATAAAAAGCCTGAGAACAGAGTAA
- a CDS encoding DUF6794 domain-containing protein, whose translation MTLPKLTLFFTCLFVLTSCKTQIKLPQNLDEAVLYFQQQWTPAELDNFKNKPERDALVELHQSTGMWIRNNWVYGGRDTALRNYFKALGIHAPDDISSIILTSLHRTLNKKEIELDKQVETYKAYWQLIIDCNEKQKTQAVSNYNKFKVGDNITIYMPVDTSERNRNAVLYDCQTTEWAFNAGKDLIIKGTVTKKYFINDTANVFFTVRVTYLNRNDTPILMDRVKTGNERNFSLIGLKIE comes from the coding sequence ATGACTTTACCCAAATTGACACTTTTCTTTACATGCTTGTTTGTTCTAACAAGTTGCAAGACACAAATCAAATTGCCCCAAAATTTAGATGAAGCAGTTTTGTATTTTCAACAGCAATGGACACCGGCAGAACTTGACAATTTTAAAAACAAGCCTGAAAGGGATGCTTTAGTAGAGTTACACCAAAGCACTGGAATGTGGATACGAAACAATTGGGTCTACGGTGGCAGAGACACTGCACTGAGAAACTACTTTAAAGCATTAGGCATTCATGCCCCTGACGATATCTCGTCAATCATTTTGACCTCTCTGCATCGGACGTTAAATAAAAAGGAAATTGAACTTGACAAACAAGTTGAAACTTACAAAGCATATTGGCAGCTTATAATAGACTGCAATGAGAAACAGAAAACTCAAGCGGTCTCTAACTACAACAAGTTTAAAGTAGGCGACAATATAACGATATACATGCCCGTTGACACATCAGAAAGAAATCGTAACGCAGTTCTTTATGACTGTCAAACAACTGAATGGGCATTTAACGCAGGGAAAGACTTGATCATCAAAGGAACAGTTACAAAAAAGTATTTCATCAATGACACAGCCAATGTGTTTTTTACTGTCCGGGTAACTTATTTGAACCGCAATGACACGCCCATTTTGATGGATCGGGTTAAGACGGGTAACGAGAGAAATTTCTCTTTGATAGGACTTAAAATTGAATAA
- a CDS encoding gliding motility-associated C-terminal domain-containing protein translates to MLIKKFFLYHLLVLALMKTATAQTCTSIGQTPSTAFPVCGTKSFIQQSVPVCVTHEIPGPNCNVPGDGTHTDVNPYWYKFTCYTSGTLGFTITPNTLSDDYDWQIFDITNKTADAVFTDKSLYVCMNWSGEGGKTGASSAGTSLDVCGGYGQPLFSKMPTITKGHNYLLLISHFDGDSQSGYSLSFDGGTADITDPTVPELQSATYRCLNNTIKVALTKKVNCTTLAADGSDFTFVTTGGYQVTGASSTQCSNGFDLDTITLTLNTTLPSGDYIIAAQAGTDGNTLANTCGNPVPVGDTLHFHIGTPSVVTTVSDVTTGCAPDQLKVGLSSPVRCGSIAADGSDFTISGPTTVSITAAYGLCDSDNLTDTIVLQLSRPIYTKGNYSVTIKNGSDGNTLLGECGQSVLYPQTTVFHTADTVNAAFSYTRNIDCKISTIDFSHDGAHDVNSWLWTFEDSSTATTQEVVKVYNSFGVKTSQLIVSNGVCTDTAFTSITFEKTLGAYFTVDPGPYCPLDVVMAKDSSYGNIIRYYWDYGNGVTSVSPSAEPQQYFPTSREQQYLIRLIVEDELHCKDTADHYITAVTSCYIDVPNAFSPNNDGVNDYLYPLNAYKAIDLYFAVYNRVGQLVFETTDWTKRWDGNVKGQPADIGTYVWMLRYTVKDSGKKIFRKGTATLIR, encoded by the coding sequence ATGCTAATTAAGAAATTTTTCCTGTACCACCTGTTGGTGCTGGCTCTTATGAAAACTGCTACAGCGCAAACCTGTACCTCCATCGGCCAGACTCCCTCCACCGCCTTCCCGGTCTGTGGTACAAAATCTTTTATTCAGCAATCCGTCCCCGTCTGTGTCACCCACGAAATTCCCGGACCAAATTGTAACGTGCCCGGCGATGGCACCCACACAGACGTCAATCCTTACTGGTATAAATTCACCTGCTATACTTCCGGCACCCTGGGCTTTACCATCACCCCCAATACATTATCCGACGACTACGACTGGCAGATCTTCGACATCACCAACAAAACAGCTGATGCTGTTTTTACTGATAAGTCATTGTATGTCTGTATGAACTGGTCAGGCGAAGGCGGTAAAACCGGCGCCTCTTCTGCCGGCACCTCCCTGGATGTATGTGGTGGCTATGGACAGCCACTCTTCAGTAAGATGCCCACCATCACCAAAGGACATAACTACCTGTTACTAATCAGTCACTTCGATGGCGATTCGCAAAGCGGGTACAGCCTTTCCTTCGATGGCGGTACCGCAGATATTACAGATCCGACTGTTCCGGAATTACAGTCAGCAACTTACCGCTGTCTCAATAATACCATCAAGGTGGCCCTCACCAAAAAGGTCAATTGTACGACCCTCGCTGCAGATGGCAGTGACTTTACTTTCGTAACCACAGGCGGTTACCAGGTAACCGGCGCTTCCAGCACACAGTGTAGTAATGGGTTCGACCTGGATACCATCACGCTCACCCTCAATACCACACTGCCTTCCGGAGATTATATCATTGCCGCTCAGGCAGGTACAGATGGCAATACATTGGCGAATACCTGTGGCAACCCGGTACCTGTGGGTGATACGTTGCATTTCCATATTGGCACGCCATCAGTGGTCACCACCGTTTCGGATGTAACTACCGGCTGTGCTCCGGACCAGTTAAAAGTAGGACTATCCTCCCCGGTACGATGTGGATCTATCGCGGCCGATGGTAGCGACTTTACCATAAGCGGACCCACAACAGTGAGTATTACAGCCGCTTATGGCCTTTGTGACAGCGATAACCTGACGGATACAATCGTGCTGCAACTCTCCCGCCCTATCTATACAAAGGGCAATTATAGCGTCACAATCAAAAACGGCAGTGACGGCAACACCTTGCTAGGTGAATGTGGCCAGTCGGTACTATATCCTCAAACCACTGTTTTTCATACGGCCGATACCGTAAATGCGGCTTTCTCTTACACCAGGAATATCGATTGTAAGATCAGTACCATTGATTTTTCGCATGATGGCGCCCACGATGTAAACAGCTGGCTATGGACATTTGAAGATAGTTCCACCGCTACCACACAGGAAGTGGTGAAGGTGTATAATTCCTTTGGCGTCAAAACCTCACAACTGATAGTGTCCAATGGTGTATGTACAGATACCGCATTTACCAGCATCACCTTTGAAAAAACACTGGGCGCCTACTTCACAGTAGATCCTGGACCATACTGTCCACTGGATGTAGTGATGGCGAAAGACAGTAGTTATGGCAATATCATCCGTTACTACTGGGATTATGGCAATGGGGTAACCAGCGTCAGCCCATCTGCAGAGCCACAACAATACTTCCCGACCAGCAGGGAGCAGCAATACCTGATCCGGTTAATTGTGGAAGACGAACTCCATTGCAAGGACACTGCCGATCATTACATTACAGCTGTAACGAGTTGTTATATAGATGTTCCGAATGCATTTTCTCCCAATAATGATGGAGTGAATGATTATCTTTATCCACTGAACGCATACAAAGCGATAGACCTGTATTTTGCTGTATATAACCGCGTAGGACAACTGGTATTTGAAACCACCGACTGGACCAAACGGTGGGACGGAAATGTAAAGGGACAACCTGCCGATATTGGCACTTATGTGTGGATGCTCAGGTACACAGTGAAAGATTCCGGAAAGAAGATTTTTAGAAAAGGGACAGCCACCCTGATAAGATAA